In Streptomyces thermolilacinus SPC6, a single genomic region encodes these proteins:
- a CDS encoding TIGR03936 family radical SAM-associated protein, protein MQRIRLRYTKRGRLRFTSHRDFQRAFERALRRAEVPMAYSAGFTPHPKVSYANAAPTGTASEAEYLEIALTEPRDPAKLRELLDESLPDGLDIVDAVEARASGLADRLTASVWELRLDGVDPADAERAAAAFLAAGTVEVQRMTKNGLRTFDARAAVAGLETAPAPADRPLDGPCAILRLVVRHVTPAVRPDDVLSGLRAVADLAPPVPAAVTRLAQGLFDEESGTVTDPLAPDREAVTAAPSKAAGPAAATAPEGAGSA, encoded by the coding sequence GTGCAGCGCATCCGACTGCGCTACACCAAGCGCGGCCGCCTCCGGTTCACCAGCCACCGAGACTTCCAGCGCGCCTTCGAGCGCGCCCTGCGCCGAGCCGAGGTGCCGATGGCGTACTCGGCCGGGTTCACGCCCCACCCCAAGGTGTCGTACGCGAACGCCGCCCCGACCGGTACGGCCTCCGAGGCCGAGTACCTGGAGATCGCGCTCACCGAGCCGCGCGACCCCGCGAAGCTGCGGGAGCTGCTCGACGAGTCCCTGCCCGACGGCCTCGACATCGTGGACGCCGTCGAGGCCCGCGCCTCCGGCCTCGCCGACCGGCTCACCGCCTCCGTGTGGGAGCTGCGCCTCGACGGGGTGGACCCGGCCGACGCCGAGCGGGCAGCCGCCGCGTTCCTCGCGGCGGGTACCGTGGAGGTGCAGCGCATGACCAAGAACGGTCTGCGCACGTTCGACGCCCGCGCCGCCGTGGCAGGGCTCGAAACCGCTCCGGCTCCGGCTGATAGGCCGCTGGACGGCCCCTGTGCGATACTGCGGCTGGTTGTTCGGCACGTGACACCTGCCGTCCGACCCGACGACGTCCTGTCCGGTCTCCGAGCTGTGGCCGACCTGGCGCCGCCGGTCCCCGCAGCGGTGACCAGGCTGGCGCAGGGGCTCTTCGACGAGGAGTCCGGCACGGTGACCGACCCGCTCGCGCCCGACCGCGAGGCAGTCACGGCCGCCCCTTCCAAGGCCGCCGGACCCGCCGCCGCGACGGCGCCGGAAGGTGCAGGTTCCGCGTAG